The Neodiprion fabricii isolate iyNeoFabr1 chromosome 4, iyNeoFabr1.1, whole genome shotgun sequence genome window below encodes:
- the LOC124180767 gene encoding POC1 centriolar protein homolog A — translation MAQKACDPTVERHFKGHKNGITGLCFHPGTHQIASSSLDHTLMVWNFNERVRAFRFLAHKDIVLDTAYAPSGEIVVSASRDRSVRLWIPTIRGESLDFRGHMGAVRSARFSPDGEKLVTASDDKSVKLWMVCRRRFLMSFTEHKNWVRSAKFSPDGRLVVSCSDDKTIKLWDVVSGKCIKTFNEVKGPALDVEFHPSGAALGSANIGGCVKLYDLRTACLQQHYVAHSGQVNKATFHPNGNFILTASEDSTMKVLDLLEGRPIYTLKAHSGGVTTAAFSLNGDFFASGGSDRQLLVWKSNFDRDDNARKTPRQLISPGAKLKLNMKQGESDVSKIEEDKNRTITDDEKEKLEVDEDRDEEYGTESMAEFDSGDSDGCCKGPLRDIPEGRVDVEVINMRNQRPMERGHIAKFPPYQHSTCSASELPNQSHTVVEALSGQVESLRSTIVLMEERLGMVERELENLIV, via the exons ATGGCGCAAAAAGCCTGCGACCCGACGGTGGAGCGGCATTTCAAAGGACACAAGAACGGAATCACTGGTCTTTGCTTCCATCCTGGTACTCACCAGATCGCGTCCAGCAGTTTGGACCACACGCTGATGGTTTGGAACTTCAACGAGAGGGTGCGAGCTTTCAGATTCCTGGCTCACAAGGACATCGTCCTGGACACGGCATACGCTCCTTCGGGAGAAATCGTTGTCAGTGCTTCCAGGGATCGCTCGGTCAGACTCTGGATACCAACTATCAGAGGCGAGTCTCTGGACTTCAGAGGCCACATGGGCGCCGTCAGATCAGCCAGATTTAGTCCAGATGGTGAGAAG CTGGTCACTGCGTCAGACGATAAAAGTGTCAAACTGTGGATGGTCTGTAGAAGAAGGTTCCTGATGTCCTTTACAGAACATAAGAACTGGGTGAGATctgcaaaattttcacccgatGGAAGGCTTGTCGTTTCATGCAGCGATGATAAGACAATTAAGCTGTGGGATGTGGTCAGcggaaaatgtataaaaacgTTTAATGAAGTAAAAG GGCCAGCGCTTGATGTTGAATTTCATCCCAGTGGAGCTGCTTTAGGATCAGCAAACATTGGCGGCTGTGTTAAACTCTACGACTTACGAACAGCTTGTTTGCAGCAGCATTACGTAGCACACAGTGGCCAAGTGAACAAGGCAACATTTCATCCGAATGGAAATTTTATCCTCACAGCGTCAGAGGACTCCACAATGAAG GTTCTAGACTTACTTGAGGGTCGGCCGATTTACACCCTCAAAGCACATAGCGGTGGTGTGACAACTGCAGCCTTTTCGCTGAATGGTGATTTCTTCGCATCAGGCGGATCTGACCGCCAACTTCTGGTATGGAAATCGAATTTCGACAGGGATGACAATGCCCGAAAAACTCCTCGACAACTGATATCGCCAGGGGCTAAATTGAAGCTGAATATGAAACAGGGCGAGAGCGATGTATCGAAGATAGAGGAGGACAAGAACAGAACGATAACAGAcgatgaaaaggaaaaattagaAGTAGATGAAGACAGGGATGAAGAG TATGGAACCGAATCTATGGCGGAATTTGACTCCGGGGATTCAGATGGCTGCTGCAAAGGACCCCTTCGCGATATTCCCGAGGGACGAGTCGATGTCGAAGTGATAAATATGCGAAATCAAAGACCGATGGAAAGAGGACACATCGCTAAATTTCCACCTTATCAGCATAGCACTTGTTCTGCAAGTGAATTGCCAAACCAGAGTCACACGGTTGTAGAAGCACTTAGCGGACAAGTTGAATCGCTGAGGAGTACGATTGTCCTAATGGAAGAGAGGCTTGGCATGGTCGAGAGAGAGCTTGAAAACTTgattgtatga
- the LOC124180774 gene encoding copper transport protein ATOX1, producing MGSQVHEFNVEMTCSGCSGAVERVLGNKAGIENVKIDLPGKKVFVTTPLSSDEILGYLKKTGKSCTYLGTKK from the exons ATGGGGTCGCAG GTACACGAATTCAACGTCGAGATGACCTGTTCCGGTTGTTCTGGTGCCGTCGAACGGGTTCTTGGCAACAAAGCTG gCATCGAAAACGTGAAGATTGATCTGCCAGGGAAGAAGGTTTTCGTCACGACACCGCTCTCATCAGACGAGATATTGGGCTACCTGAAGAAAACCGGAAAATCCTGTACTTATCTCGGTACTAAAAAATGA
- the LOC124180769 gene encoding platelet-derived growth factor subunit A-like isoform X2, with protein sequence MSRRQNFIGNWTLLTLAMTLALSGRIADGQVDDARIVYPDGYRDSTGLGSTIGGNTTLEMELRLAREFNEIQTLEDFLNKIQGVPEGENLGVPSLSNRFNVGDERANVEIPKQATCTPKEQPVLLKRSTINTKYFPSCTWVPRCSGCCGHPEFSCQPTETVARNFQVIAVEYDIQKHMRYKSKETVIIEEHTKCRCGCTRKAKDCNEKQSYIAAECRCECTNTDEESKCLKESAIRRWNPETCTCACLGIYECTNGMYYDHNTCSGFGYRVMW encoded by the exons ATGTCGCGCCGACAAAATTTCATCGGTAACTGGACGCTTCTGACGTTGGCAATGACTTTGGCCCTGAGCGGGAGAATCGCCGACGGCCAGGTAGACGATGCTAGGATTGTCTACCCCGACGGCTACAGGGATTCAACCGGGCTGGGATCCACCATCGGTGGAAACACTACTCTTGAG ATGGAGCTCAGACTGGCCAGAGAATTCAACGAGATTCAAACTTTAGAGGACTTTCTCAATAAAATTCAAGGTGTACCGGAAGGAGAGAATCTTGGCGTCCCATCGCTGTCAA ACCGGTTCAACGTCGGGGACGAACGAGCGAACGTCGAGATACCGAAGCAGGCGACTTGCACCCCGAAGGAGCAGCCCGTACTCCTGAAGAGGTCCACCATAAACACCAAGTACTTTCCCTCCTGCACGTGGGTACCGAGGTGCTCCGGGTGCTGCGGACATCCCGAGTTCTCTTGCCAACCGACCGAAACCGTCGCGAGGAACTTTCAGGTAATTGCCGTCGAGTACGACATACAGAAGCACATGAGGTACAAGAGCAAGGAGACCGTCATCATCGAGGAGCACACGAAGTGCAGGTGTGGTTGCACCCGGAAGGCCAAG GACTGCAACGAGAAGCAATCTTACATTGCTGCCGAGTGTCGCTGCGAGTGTACGAACACTGACGAGGAGTCGAAGTGCCTGAAGGAGAGCGCGATCAGGCGCTGGAACCCTGAAACGTGCACTTGCGCCTGCCTCGGAATCTACGAATGCACAAACGGAATGTACTACGATCACAATACATGCAG TGGCTTTGGCTATCGCGTTATGTGGTGA
- the LOC124180769 gene encoding platelet-derived growth factor subunit A-like isoform X1: MSRRQNFIGNWTLLTLAMTLALSGRIADGQVDDARIVYPDGYRDSTGLGSTIGGNTTLEMELRLAREFNEIQTLEDFLNKIQGVPEGENLGVPSLSNRFNVGDERANVEIPKQATCTPKEQPVLLKRSTINTKYFPSCTWVPRCSGCCGHPEFSCQPTETVARNFQVIAVEYDIQKHMRYKSKETVIIEEHTKCRCGCTRKAKDCNEKQSYIAAECRCECTNTDEESKCLKESAIRRWNPETCTCACLGIYECTNGMYYDHNTCSCRRFLLRNHNDDNGQQNRRTYPRYDLPDSSAVGQSPVIYTIDANDPRRRHKEDPE, translated from the exons ATGTCGCGCCGACAAAATTTCATCGGTAACTGGACGCTTCTGACGTTGGCAATGACTTTGGCCCTGAGCGGGAGAATCGCCGACGGCCAGGTAGACGATGCTAGGATTGTCTACCCCGACGGCTACAGGGATTCAACCGGGCTGGGATCCACCATCGGTGGAAACACTACTCTTGAG ATGGAGCTCAGACTGGCCAGAGAATTCAACGAGATTCAAACTTTAGAGGACTTTCTCAATAAAATTCAAGGTGTACCGGAAGGAGAGAATCTTGGCGTCCCATCGCTGTCAA ACCGGTTCAACGTCGGGGACGAACGAGCGAACGTCGAGATACCGAAGCAGGCGACTTGCACCCCGAAGGAGCAGCCCGTACTCCTGAAGAGGTCCACCATAAACACCAAGTACTTTCCCTCCTGCACGTGGGTACCGAGGTGCTCCGGGTGCTGCGGACATCCCGAGTTCTCTTGCCAACCGACCGAAACCGTCGCGAGGAACTTTCAGGTAATTGCCGTCGAGTACGACATACAGAAGCACATGAGGTACAAGAGCAAGGAGACCGTCATCATCGAGGAGCACACGAAGTGCAGGTGTGGTTGCACCCGGAAGGCCAAG GACTGCAACGAGAAGCAATCTTACATTGCTGCCGAGTGTCGCTGCGAGTGTACGAACACTGACGAGGAGTCGAAGTGCCTGAAGGAGAGCGCGATCAGGCGCTGGAACCCTGAAACGTGCACTTGCGCCTGCCTCGGAATCTACGAATGCACAAACGGAATGTACTACGATCACAATACATGCAG CTGTAGAAGATTTCTCCTGAGGAATCACAATGACGACAACGGTCAGCAGAACAGGCGAACCTATCCTAGGTACGATTTACCAGATTCATCGGCTGTTGGACAGTCTCCTGTTATCTACACCATTGACGCTAATGATCCAAGACGCAGGCATAAAGAGGATCCTGAATAA
- the LOC124180768 gene encoding uncharacterized protein LOC124180768: MEDQAQAISFANSYFSLVDGLAPGLEDHLAHNVVLDWFGRTISGRENVAAFMKAHKITSRHIFSSIESASGISYRKSQVARKLHRDNTADNYAITSNCRLNFEGLSISDGEPLVLDPENNNVVKKVEESDGPWELNENDLTRLFALDVAPTRVEEIEASIRRMRTEERPSSRRITADEWAFDVLESRSGVKYVEASGQIEFSKKSAKRGAGLQKWRRQSQLQIAYSLVSNEILDEEEPWEVGDLAHQEAVHSMETDGQDRTLLPTLVEITEISSKLVPNINCNFGGYFPAENEEDDFVAQRDRFLENFNAEISVRRAEAALRTPQYNREGRLVFADLYDRPLREEQLPHNCGARFVFNYLIHLIIYQGSSRCRRSLNQEFNAPCGFVDTGSEFV; encoded by the exons ATGGAGGATCAAGCTCAGGCGATTTCCTTCGCCAACAGCTACTTCTCCCTGGTTGACGGACTTGCCCCCGGCCTCGAGGACCATCTAGCCCACAACGTCGTCCTCGACTGGTTCGGACGTACGATTAGCGGCCGCGAAAACGTCGCGGCTTTCATGAAGGCCCACAAAATCACGTCCAGACACATATTCAGCTCCATCGAATCGGCGTCCGGCATCAGCTATAGGAAATCCCAGGTCGCAAG GAAACTTCACCGTGACAACACGGCGGACAATTACGCGATAACATCGAACTGTCGTCTGAATTTCGAGGGGCTTTCGATTAGCGATGGTGAGCCGCTGGTTTTGGACCCGGAAAACAACAACGTGGTGAAGAAAGTCGAAGAGAGTGACGGGCCGTGGGAGCTAAATGAAAACGATCTGACGAGGCTCTTTGCCTTGGATGTGGCGCCAACCAGAGTGGAGGAAATCGAGGCGAGCATCCGGAGGATGCGGACCGAAGAGCGACCCTCGTCGCGCAGGATAACGGCCGACGAATGGGCCTTCGACGTTCTCGAGTCGCGATCCGGGGTCAAGTACGTCGAGGCCAGTGGTCAGATCGAGTTCTCGAAGAAGTCAGCTAAGCGGGGAGCCGGGCTCCAGAAGTGGCGGAGGCAGAGCCAGCTGCAGATCGCATATTCACTCGTCAGCAATGAAATCCTAGACGAGGAGGAACcgtg GGAGGTCGGTGATCTGGCGCACCAAGAGGCTGTTCATTCGATGGAGACCGATGGCCAGGATCGAACGCTGCTGCCAACGCTCGTCGAGATCACAGAGATCAGCAGCAAGCTCGTCCCGAACATAAACTGCAACTTCGGCGGCTATTTTCCGGCGGAGAACGAGGAGGACGACTTCGTTGCGCAGCGCGACCGTTTCTTGGAGAATTTCAACGCCGAGATTTCCGTTCGGAGGGCGGAGGCCGCGCTTCGCACTCCTCAGTACAACCGCGAGGGTAGACTCGTATTTGCCGATTTATACGACCGCCCGCTCCGCGAAGAACAACTTCCCCATAACTGCGGCGCTCGATTCGTATTCAACTATCTCATTCACCTAATCATTTATCAGGGCAGCTCGAGGTGCAGGCGCAGCTTGAATCAGGAGTTCAATGCGCCCTGTGGATTCGTCGACACCGGCTCGGAATTCGTGTGA